The Roseofilum capinflatum BLCC-M114 genome includes a window with the following:
- a CDS encoding Uma2 family endonuclease, whose translation MIYTSTKLLTFEQFVAEYGDDFRYELADGELVDMEPTGPHETVSGKLATKIGIAITHAQHPWFIPRTCLIQPFADIATARRPDVLVLDETLLDREPLWQREPIITLGRSIKLVVEVVSSNWENDYARKVEEYALLGIPEYWIVDFRGLGGTAFIGKPKQPTFTVCQLEGEEYNQQQYRLRESIVSPIFPDIQLQLEDVLTR comes from the coding sequence ATGATTTACACTTCGACTAAATTACTAACCTTTGAGCAATTCGTTGCTGAATACGGCGATGATTTTCGTTATGAATTAGCCGATGGAGAATTAGTCGATATGGAACCCACTGGCCCCCATGAAACGGTAAGTGGTAAACTAGCAACTAAAATTGGGATTGCGATTACCCATGCTCAACATCCCTGGTTCATTCCCCGCACCTGCTTAATTCAACCGTTTGCCGATATCGCTACAGCGCGTCGTCCTGATGTTCTGGTTTTAGATGAAACTCTATTAGACCGTGAACCCCTATGGCAAAGAGAACCGATTATTACCTTGGGGCGCTCGATTAAGCTGGTGGTAGAAGTGGTCAGTTCTAACTGGGAAAATGACTATGCTCGCAAAGTGGAAGAATATGCGCTGTTGGGAATTCCTGAATATTGGATTGTAGACTTTAGGGGATTGGGGGGAACGGCATTTATTGGGAAACCAAAGCAACCCACATTTACGGTTTGTCAATTAGAGGGAGAGGAGTATAATCAGCAGCAATATCGGTTAAGAGAATCGATTGTTTCTCCGATATTTCCCGATATACAGTTGCAATTAGAGGATGTTTTAACCCGATAA
- a CDS encoding Uma2 family endonuclease, which produces MTLTTQKISFEEYLTYEDGTDTRYELVNGELVAMSLGTGKHGAIIRFLLLQFEQTLATSKEPLTVLPGLVAVRSPRGGRWDTCRIPDITLLSQEQWEDMAEREAVINLNEPPPLLVVEVVSPSTKMDDYRSKQSEYSVLNIPEYWIVDPLEQKVTLGQLDHGLYNLTEFQGEQLINSPTFPQLQLTASQILASKL; this is translated from the coding sequence ATGACTCTGACGACCCAAAAAATAAGCTTTGAGGAATATCTAACCTATGAGGATGGCACAGATACTCGCTACGAACTGGTCAATGGAGAATTAGTAGCGATGAGTTTAGGAACAGGAAAACATGGGGCAATTATTCGTTTTTTACTGCTGCAATTTGAGCAGACTTTAGCCACATCCAAAGAACCCTTAACCGTCCTACCCGGTTTAGTTGCCGTTCGCTCCCCTCGTGGAGGTCGTTGGGATACCTGCCGCATTCCCGATATTACCCTCTTATCTCAAGAACAATGGGAAGACATGGCCGAACGGGAAGCCGTCATTAACCTGAATGAACCGCCCCCATTGCTCGTAGTTGAAGTTGTCAGTCCCTCCACCAAAATGGATGACTATCGCTCTAAACAATCTGAATATAGTGTGCTAAATATTCCTGAATATTGGATTGTAGACCCTCTGGAACAAAAAGTAACCCTTGGTCAATTAGATCATGGATTGTATAATCTAACCGAATTTCAAGGCGAACAACTCATCAACTCCCCCACATTCCCACAACTTCAGCTAACCGCCAGTCAAATTTTAGCTTCTAAATTATGA
- a CDS encoding class I SAM-dependent methyltransferase, producing MSNKISAEQFYDKFAPKYDETLKDPDCNAQQVLEAHKIFQKYYGTQATGKILDIGYGTGFLSQLLEGDFQYTGIDISGKMLEIAAQRGYQVIHQPIETALASVASKSYDFVFCLSSLLFVEDIEAALKEIHRIARKAVFISLDETTEEYIKNFACTVYNHCQTPFPNAKEDYWILGWKSPTLGISIQTRMIYEPLVP from the coding sequence AGCCGAGCAGTTTTACGACAAGTTTGCACCTAAATATGACGAAACCTTAAAAGATCCAGATTGCAATGCTCAACAAGTGCTTGAAGCTCACAAAATCTTTCAAAAATATTATGGGACTCAAGCCACAGGCAAAATTCTCGATATCGGTTATGGAACCGGTTTCCTAAGTCAGCTTCTGGAAGGAGATTTTCAGTATACAGGAATTGATATTTCTGGCAAAATGCTAGAAATTGCCGCCCAAAGAGGCTACCAAGTCATTCACCAGCCGATTGAAACTGCTCTAGCAAGTGTTGCAAGTAAGTCTTACGATTTTGTCTTTTGCTTAAGTTCTTTATTGTTTGTTGAAGATATTGAAGCGGCTTTGAAGGAAATTCATCGAATCGCTCGCAAAGCAGTTTTTATCAGTCTTGATGAGACAACAGAAGAATATATCAAAAATTTTGCTTGTACCGTTTACAACCACTGCCAAACTCCTTTCCCCAATGCAAAAGAAGATTATTGGATTCTGGGATGGAAGTCTCCCACTCTGGGCATTTCCATTCAGACTCGGATGATTTACGAGCCATTAGTACCCTAA